Proteins encoded within one genomic window of Pygocentrus nattereri isolate fPygNat1 chromosome 11, fPygNat1.pri, whole genome shotgun sequence:
- the LOC108428391 gene encoding DNA-binding protein RFX7 isoform X2, with amino-acid sequence MADDQQQQPGQLQQSPVSGLGSLPTAMPALQGPEATALQYNKIKNSICKSVQSKVDSILQDVEKFTDIEKLYLYLKLPSGPSNGNDKSDQNSMSSSRTQQMYAFNWIRNHLEEHPETSLPKQEVYDEYKSYCDNLGYHPLSAADFGKIMKNVFPNMKARRLGMRGKSKYCYSGLRKKAFVHMPSLPNLDQHKSGDGCELLEPAAQSPSAEDEMRSAACGLVCEWAQKVLSRQFDSVEELARFLLNSHYIGTKSMAALTVMTGTSTGVKTPTPASAFVPTGEANSFQPQVKTLPSPSVDAKQQLQRKIQKKQQEQKLTSPLPSDAQARRAEAGTPGPGSGITSGSPALLSPQPTIGIVVAAVPSPITVQRNRQLMTSPSPVATAEGKVLPVNFQVVTQPVKQSPKTPQNVPASPVGDRLARHRYAQILPKPSATSAITLRSPPTLLITHNSPIKTVMPTQHVSSVNVVKMTAISLTPNSSSGSSTPTPLRPASAGVSSTLSQEEPNQNQQSQNGSSAALQSSGAGRVSRLATTPIPSVSSTSEVKVTSETVNDSNSSAGAEKQSTTPGTNTGQKNERATKYRASSEPSLLVKASPVPERVSRAKSDSATPPSTIIGAAAPSSNNSSDRQESTLYLTVMNQNADIGLSANGVVSPSGQSTKDTGLGPKSPRKRSASVLETHAIPVKRVFISQQPLDASNNPKPGLVIATKKIQRPGTPARPESAPCKVTLKQSNSLPTQILALSDTPIENTPQTMVTSQSSSHVEHEDNSAGISPTEIASCNSTASDQALLQHIVSHQQVTTAISQEASAVSELKSSLQDYSQQIQAEQKQVTASHLPLMAQTPVASAQLTLQQDIVDFDGAQASMDYFPFNDDDMTQDSIVEELVQMEEQMKLNSSLQPYLSSLDIPLQGQSVAQSTILSPHQTGTQFYHSAHSSTTPVHTPTPTPTPTPTPTPTPTSEMLPGGHSLTRESPCSRMAPITPVDGILGGRHTPISTPLSNCSSSVPPSPVECRNPFAFTPINSNITGYHDGSVVSSSPVKPMQRPMATHPDKAKIDWINNRYNSTSSSPSISNSNAIGILPSYQDLVEDHFRKPHAFAIPGQSFQSQSRHQEGHLGRLTTVSPVQQGQQPVENKQESFAVPAPLDNKAASGNGGGTFRCRSVSPAVRQRNLSGTTVQTNAAPRSVVSPFNSPLTSEVLSILSNSQSVVTANSMAQRSQSVPLSIMMQSEMLPIGHQGQQSNSAKITSVLLSKMDADGDDTVRGLGVNNMPSNYTARMNLTQILETTQAFPGGTNHQTQQLPVCSSPSPFDFQKPGYLISTGSEQITFSTDGQAQSGSGLQQQEQQLQLQDQQLELQDQQLLEDQQFQEQQLQLQEQQLHLQDQQLDLQDQQLQLQDQQLQLQDQQQLQDDPDLNQQQLLPQTSQQNEEQQQQEQLDFNSTVKDLLGEDGLNPSSQLVGQVASELSAVASDFSSEIRLTSDLSGSINDLNTLDPNLLFDPGQQQDQYEDTTLEELKNDPLFQQICSDTVNSAGFDWLENKDQPTVEMLG; translated from the exons TGACCAGAATTCCATGTCGTCCAGCCGGACCCAACAGATGTACGCTTTCAACTGGATCCGAAATCACCTAGAGGAGCATCCTGAGACCTCACTGCCAAAACAAGAGGTGTATGATGAGTACAA GAGCTACTGTGACAATCTTGGCTACCATCCTCTAAGTGCTGCTGATTTTGGAAAGATCATGAAAAACGTCTTTCCAAACATGAAGGCACGCCGCCTGGGAATGCGAGGAAAATCTAA ATACTGTTATAGTGGGCTGAGGAAAAAAGCCTTTGTGCATATGCCATCATTGCCCAACCTGGACCAGCATAAATCAGGGGATGGG TGTGAGCTGTTGGAGCCAGCTGCTCAGTCTCCCAGTGCCGAGGATGAGATGCGTTCTGCAGCCTGCGGCCTGGTGTGTGAATGGGCCCAGAAAGTCCTGAGCCGTCAGTTTGACAGTGTGGAGGAGTTAGCACGCTTTCTGCTCAACAGCCATTATATTGGCACCAAGTCCATGGCTGCCCTAACTGTTATGACTGGGACTTCAACAG GTGTAAAAACGCCCACTCCAGCCTCTGCATTTGTTCCAACTGGTGAGGCCAATTCCTTCCAGCCCCAAGTGAAGACTCTCCCTTCACCCTCTGTTGATGCAAAACAGCAGCTACAGCGTAAGATTCAAAAGAAACAGCAGGAGCAGAAACTCACTTCCCCACTGCCCAGTGATGCCCAAGCTAGGAGAGCTGAAGCAGGCACACCAGGCCCTGGGTCTGGTATCACCTCCggaagtcctgctttgttgtccccACAGCCCACAATTGGCATTGTAGTGGCTGCAGTGCCGAGCCCCATCACG GTCCAAAGGAATAGACAGTTGATGACATCCCCAAGTCCAGTAGCGACAGCAGAGGGAAAGGTTCTACCAGTGAATTTCCAAGTGGTTACTCAGCCTGTTAAGCAGTCCCCTAAAACTCCTCAGAATGTTCCTGCCAGTCCTGTTGGCGACAGGTTAGCCAGACACAGATATGCTCAGATCCTACCTAAACCCTCTGCCACTAGCGCCATCACTCTTCGATCACCCCCAACGCTTCTCATCACTCATAACAGCCCTATCAAAACAGTGATGCCCACTCAGCATGTCAGTTCAGTGAATGTTGTCAAGATGACTGCTATATCACTGACACCTAATAGTAGCAGTGGCAGCAGCACGCCAACACCATTAAGACCTGCTTCAGCTGGTGTCAGTAGCACTCTTTCCCAGGAAGAGCCTAACCAAAACCAGCAATCTCAGAATGGCAGCTCAGCCGCTCTTCAGTCATCTGGAGCTGGAAGAGTTAGCCGTCTCGCCACTACCCCAATTCCCTCTGTTTCCTCCACTAGCGAGGTCAAGGTGACATCTGAAACTGTGAATGACAGTAACTCATCTGCTGGTGCTGAAAAGCAGAGCACTACACCAGGGACTAACACTGGGCAGAAGAACGAGAGGGCCACTAAATATAGGGCTTCCAGTGAACCTTCTCTTCTTGTCAAGGCATCCCCAGTGCCTGAAAGAGTTAGTAGGGCCAAAAGTGACTCAGCAACGCCTCCCAGTACAATCATAGGGGCAGCTGCCCCAAGCAGCAATAACAGCAGTGATCGTCAGGAGAGTACCCTGTATTTAACCGTAATGAATCAGAATGCTGATATTGGATTGTCAGCCAATGGTGTAGTTTCCCCCTCTGGCCAGTCAACAAAAGATACTGGTCTTGGTCCAAAAAGTCCTAGAAAGCGTTCTGCTTCTGTTCTGGAGACACATGCAATCCCAGTTAAGCGGGTGTTCATATCTCAGCAGCCTTTGGATGCTAGCAACAATCCTAAACCTGGTCTTGTAATAGCTACAAAGAAGATACAGAGACCAGGAACCCCTGCAAGACCAGAAAGTGCTCCATGCAAAGTAACATTAAAACAGAGTAACTCCCTTCCAACGCAAATTTTGGCACTTTCAGACACTCCAATTGAAAACACACCTCAGACTATGGTGACTTCTCAGAGCTCTTCCCATGTTGAGCATGAGGACAACTCTGCTGGAATAAGCCCTACTGAAATAGCCTCTTGTAATAGCACAGCATCTGATCAAGCTTTATTGCAACACATCGTGAGCCACCAACAAGTCACCACTGCCATTTCTCAGGAGGCATCTGCTGTGAGTGAGCTAAAGAGCTCGTTACAAGACTACTCTCAACAGATACAGGCAGAACAAAAGCAGGTAACAGCTAGCCATCTGCCATTGATGGCTCAAACTCCTGTAGCATCTGCTCAGTTGACTCTCCAACAAGATATTGTTGACTTTGATGGAGCTCAAGCTAGCATGGACTATTTCCCCTTTAATGATGACGACATGACACAGGACAGTATAGTGGAAGAGTTGGTTCAGATGGAGGAGCAAATGAAGCTGAATAGCAGTCTGCAGCCGTATCTTAGTTCTCTTGATATACCTTTACAAGGCCAGTCAGTTGCTCAGAGCACTATCCTTTCCCCTCATCAGACTGGCACTCAGTTCTACCACTCTGCACATAGTAGCACCACTCCAGTCCACACTCCTACACCCACTCCCACTCCAACACCAACTCCAACTCCAACCCCTACCTCCGAAATGTTGCCAGGGGGACACAGTTTGACCCGAGAAAGTCCTTGCTCCAGAATGGCACCTATTACTCCAGTTGATGGCATTTTAGGTGGTCGACATACACCTATCAGCACTCCATTGTCAAACTGCAGTAGTAGTGTTCCACCAAGTCCAGTTGAGTGTCGAAATCCCTTTGCATTTACACCCATTAACTCTAACATAACAGGTTATCATGATGGCAGCGTAGTCTCTAGTAGCCCAGTAAAGCCCATGCAGAGGCCCATGGCCACTCATCCAGACAAGGCTAAAATAGACTGGATCAACAACAGATATAACAGCACTTCAAGCTCCCCATCAATTTCAAACAGTAATGCCATTGGAATCCTTCCAAGCTATCAGGATCTGGTTGAGGACCACTTTCGTAAACCCCATGCATTTGCCATACCAGGGCAGTCTTTTCAGTCTCAGTCCAGGCACCAGGAAGGACATTTGGGCCGGTTGACAACTGTGTCACCTGTTCAACAAGGGCAACAACCTGTCGAGAATAAGCAAGAAAGTTTTGCTGTGCCTGCACCGTTAGACAACAAAGCAGCATCTGGGAATGGAGGTGGAACCTTCAGGTGTCGTAGCGTAAGCCCTGCTGTAAGGCAGCGCAATCTTAGTGGCACTACTGTGCAGACAAATGCAGCGCCAAGATCTGTTGTTTCACCATTCAATTCCCCTTTGACCTCTGAAGTTCTTAGCATTCTTTCCAACAGCCAATCAGTGGTAACTGCCAACAGCATGGCCCAGAGGAGCCAATCAGTACCACTAAGTATCATGATGCAGTCTGAGATGTTGCCAATCGGCCACCAGGGCCAGCAAAGCAACAGTGCCAAGATCACAAGTGTGCTTCTGAGCAAGATGGATGCGGATGGGGATGACACGGTGCGTGGGTTAGGTGTCAACAACATGCCCTCCAATTACACAGCTCGGATGAACCTCACACAGATCCTGGAAACTACACAGGCCTTTCCTGGAGGCACAAACCATCAAACGCAACAGCTGCCTGTCTGTTCAAGCCCTTCACCTTTTGACTTCCAGAAGCCTGGTTATCTTATAAGCACTGGGAGTGAACAGATTACTTTCTCTACTGATGGCCAAGCACAGTCAGGCTCTGGGCTGCAGCAACAGGAGCAGCAGCTTCAACTGCAGGATCAACAGCTGGAACTACAGGATCAGCAACTGTTAGAGGATCAACAGTTCCAGGAACAACAACTGCAACTTCAAGAGCAACAGTTACATCTCCAGGACCAACAGCTGGATTTGCAAGACCAACAGTTACAACTACAGGACCAACAGTTGCAACTGCAGGACCAGCAGCAGCTACAAGATGATCCAGACCTCAACCAACAGCAGCTGCTGCCTCAAACCTCACAACAGAATgaggagcaacaacagcaagAGCAACTGGACTTCAACAGCACTGTCAAGGATCTCTTGGGGGAGGATGGACTCAATCCTAGCTCACAACTTGTTGGACAGGTGGCATCAGAACTCAGCGCGGTCGCATCAGACTTCTCCAGTGAAATACGCTTGACCTCTGATCTTTCTGGTAGCATCAACGACCTGAACACTTTAGACCCTAACCTTCTGTTTGACCCAGGTCAGCAACAGGACCAATATGAAGACACCACACTGGAAGAGCTGAAGAACGACCCGTTGTTTCAGCAGATATGCAGTGACACTGTGAACTCTGCTGGATTTGACTGGTTGgagaacaaagaccagccaaccgTGGAAATGTTGGGTTAG
- the LOC108428391 gene encoding DNA-binding protein RFX7 isoform X1 — MADDQQQQPGQLQQSPVSGLGSLPTAMPALQGPEATALQYNKIKNSICKSVQSKVDSILQDVEKFTDIEKLYLYLKLPSGPSNGNDKRTESQRGSASPASCDQNSMSSSRTQQMYAFNWIRNHLEEHPETSLPKQEVYDEYKSYCDNLGYHPLSAADFGKIMKNVFPNMKARRLGMRGKSKYCYSGLRKKAFVHMPSLPNLDQHKSGDGCELLEPAAQSPSAEDEMRSAACGLVCEWAQKVLSRQFDSVEELARFLLNSHYIGTKSMAALTVMTGTSTGVKTPTPASAFVPTGEANSFQPQVKTLPSPSVDAKQQLQRKIQKKQQEQKLTSPLPSDAQARRAEAGTPGPGSGITSGSPALLSPQPTIGIVVAAVPSPITVQRNRQLMTSPSPVATAEGKVLPVNFQVVTQPVKQSPKTPQNVPASPVGDRLARHRYAQILPKPSATSAITLRSPPTLLITHNSPIKTVMPTQHVSSVNVVKMTAISLTPNSSSGSSTPTPLRPASAGVSSTLSQEEPNQNQQSQNGSSAALQSSGAGRVSRLATTPIPSVSSTSEVKVTSETVNDSNSSAGAEKQSTTPGTNTGQKNERATKYRASSEPSLLVKASPVPERVSRAKSDSATPPSTIIGAAAPSSNNSSDRQESTLYLTVMNQNADIGLSANGVVSPSGQSTKDTGLGPKSPRKRSASVLETHAIPVKRVFISQQPLDASNNPKPGLVIATKKIQRPGTPARPESAPCKVTLKQSNSLPTQILALSDTPIENTPQTMVTSQSSSHVEHEDNSAGISPTEIASCNSTASDQALLQHIVSHQQVTTAISQEASAVSELKSSLQDYSQQIQAEQKQVTASHLPLMAQTPVASAQLTLQQDIVDFDGAQASMDYFPFNDDDMTQDSIVEELVQMEEQMKLNSSLQPYLSSLDIPLQGQSVAQSTILSPHQTGTQFYHSAHSSTTPVHTPTPTPTPTPTPTPTPTSEMLPGGHSLTRESPCSRMAPITPVDGILGGRHTPISTPLSNCSSSVPPSPVECRNPFAFTPINSNITGYHDGSVVSSSPVKPMQRPMATHPDKAKIDWINNRYNSTSSSPSISNSNAIGILPSYQDLVEDHFRKPHAFAIPGQSFQSQSRHQEGHLGRLTTVSPVQQGQQPVENKQESFAVPAPLDNKAASGNGGGTFRCRSVSPAVRQRNLSGTTVQTNAAPRSVVSPFNSPLTSEVLSILSNSQSVVTANSMAQRSQSVPLSIMMQSEMLPIGHQGQQSNSAKITSVLLSKMDADGDDTVRGLGVNNMPSNYTARMNLTQILETTQAFPGGTNHQTQQLPVCSSPSPFDFQKPGYLISTGSEQITFSTDGQAQSGSGLQQQEQQLQLQDQQLELQDQQLLEDQQFQEQQLQLQEQQLHLQDQQLDLQDQQLQLQDQQLQLQDQQQLQDDPDLNQQQLLPQTSQQNEEQQQQEQLDFNSTVKDLLGEDGLNPSSQLVGQVASELSAVASDFSSEIRLTSDLSGSINDLNTLDPNLLFDPGQQQDQYEDTTLEELKNDPLFQQICSDTVNSAGFDWLENKDQPTVEMLG, encoded by the exons AACTGAAAGTCAGAGGGGGTCTGCAAGTCCTGCATCATG TGACCAGAATTCCATGTCGTCCAGCCGGACCCAACAGATGTACGCTTTCAACTGGATCCGAAATCACCTAGAGGAGCATCCTGAGACCTCACTGCCAAAACAAGAGGTGTATGATGAGTACAA GAGCTACTGTGACAATCTTGGCTACCATCCTCTAAGTGCTGCTGATTTTGGAAAGATCATGAAAAACGTCTTTCCAAACATGAAGGCACGCCGCCTGGGAATGCGAGGAAAATCTAA ATACTGTTATAGTGGGCTGAGGAAAAAAGCCTTTGTGCATATGCCATCATTGCCCAACCTGGACCAGCATAAATCAGGGGATGGG TGTGAGCTGTTGGAGCCAGCTGCTCAGTCTCCCAGTGCCGAGGATGAGATGCGTTCTGCAGCCTGCGGCCTGGTGTGTGAATGGGCCCAGAAAGTCCTGAGCCGTCAGTTTGACAGTGTGGAGGAGTTAGCACGCTTTCTGCTCAACAGCCATTATATTGGCACCAAGTCCATGGCTGCCCTAACTGTTATGACTGGGACTTCAACAG GTGTAAAAACGCCCACTCCAGCCTCTGCATTTGTTCCAACTGGTGAGGCCAATTCCTTCCAGCCCCAAGTGAAGACTCTCCCTTCACCCTCTGTTGATGCAAAACAGCAGCTACAGCGTAAGATTCAAAAGAAACAGCAGGAGCAGAAACTCACTTCCCCACTGCCCAGTGATGCCCAAGCTAGGAGAGCTGAAGCAGGCACACCAGGCCCTGGGTCTGGTATCACCTCCggaagtcctgctttgttgtccccACAGCCCACAATTGGCATTGTAGTGGCTGCAGTGCCGAGCCCCATCACG GTCCAAAGGAATAGACAGTTGATGACATCCCCAAGTCCAGTAGCGACAGCAGAGGGAAAGGTTCTACCAGTGAATTTCCAAGTGGTTACTCAGCCTGTTAAGCAGTCCCCTAAAACTCCTCAGAATGTTCCTGCCAGTCCTGTTGGCGACAGGTTAGCCAGACACAGATATGCTCAGATCCTACCTAAACCCTCTGCCACTAGCGCCATCACTCTTCGATCACCCCCAACGCTTCTCATCACTCATAACAGCCCTATCAAAACAGTGATGCCCACTCAGCATGTCAGTTCAGTGAATGTTGTCAAGATGACTGCTATATCACTGACACCTAATAGTAGCAGTGGCAGCAGCACGCCAACACCATTAAGACCTGCTTCAGCTGGTGTCAGTAGCACTCTTTCCCAGGAAGAGCCTAACCAAAACCAGCAATCTCAGAATGGCAGCTCAGCCGCTCTTCAGTCATCTGGAGCTGGAAGAGTTAGCCGTCTCGCCACTACCCCAATTCCCTCTGTTTCCTCCACTAGCGAGGTCAAGGTGACATCTGAAACTGTGAATGACAGTAACTCATCTGCTGGTGCTGAAAAGCAGAGCACTACACCAGGGACTAACACTGGGCAGAAGAACGAGAGGGCCACTAAATATAGGGCTTCCAGTGAACCTTCTCTTCTTGTCAAGGCATCCCCAGTGCCTGAAAGAGTTAGTAGGGCCAAAAGTGACTCAGCAACGCCTCCCAGTACAATCATAGGGGCAGCTGCCCCAAGCAGCAATAACAGCAGTGATCGTCAGGAGAGTACCCTGTATTTAACCGTAATGAATCAGAATGCTGATATTGGATTGTCAGCCAATGGTGTAGTTTCCCCCTCTGGCCAGTCAACAAAAGATACTGGTCTTGGTCCAAAAAGTCCTAGAAAGCGTTCTGCTTCTGTTCTGGAGACACATGCAATCCCAGTTAAGCGGGTGTTCATATCTCAGCAGCCTTTGGATGCTAGCAACAATCCTAAACCTGGTCTTGTAATAGCTACAAAGAAGATACAGAGACCAGGAACCCCTGCAAGACCAGAAAGTGCTCCATGCAAAGTAACATTAAAACAGAGTAACTCCCTTCCAACGCAAATTTTGGCACTTTCAGACACTCCAATTGAAAACACACCTCAGACTATGGTGACTTCTCAGAGCTCTTCCCATGTTGAGCATGAGGACAACTCTGCTGGAATAAGCCCTACTGAAATAGCCTCTTGTAATAGCACAGCATCTGATCAAGCTTTATTGCAACACATCGTGAGCCACCAACAAGTCACCACTGCCATTTCTCAGGAGGCATCTGCTGTGAGTGAGCTAAAGAGCTCGTTACAAGACTACTCTCAACAGATACAGGCAGAACAAAAGCAGGTAACAGCTAGCCATCTGCCATTGATGGCTCAAACTCCTGTAGCATCTGCTCAGTTGACTCTCCAACAAGATATTGTTGACTTTGATGGAGCTCAAGCTAGCATGGACTATTTCCCCTTTAATGATGACGACATGACACAGGACAGTATAGTGGAAGAGTTGGTTCAGATGGAGGAGCAAATGAAGCTGAATAGCAGTCTGCAGCCGTATCTTAGTTCTCTTGATATACCTTTACAAGGCCAGTCAGTTGCTCAGAGCACTATCCTTTCCCCTCATCAGACTGGCACTCAGTTCTACCACTCTGCACATAGTAGCACCACTCCAGTCCACACTCCTACACCCACTCCCACTCCAACACCAACTCCAACTCCAACCCCTACCTCCGAAATGTTGCCAGGGGGACACAGTTTGACCCGAGAAAGTCCTTGCTCCAGAATGGCACCTATTACTCCAGTTGATGGCATTTTAGGTGGTCGACATACACCTATCAGCACTCCATTGTCAAACTGCAGTAGTAGTGTTCCACCAAGTCCAGTTGAGTGTCGAAATCCCTTTGCATTTACACCCATTAACTCTAACATAACAGGTTATCATGATGGCAGCGTAGTCTCTAGTAGCCCAGTAAAGCCCATGCAGAGGCCCATGGCCACTCATCCAGACAAGGCTAAAATAGACTGGATCAACAACAGATATAACAGCACTTCAAGCTCCCCATCAATTTCAAACAGTAATGCCATTGGAATCCTTCCAAGCTATCAGGATCTGGTTGAGGACCACTTTCGTAAACCCCATGCATTTGCCATACCAGGGCAGTCTTTTCAGTCTCAGTCCAGGCACCAGGAAGGACATTTGGGCCGGTTGACAACTGTGTCACCTGTTCAACAAGGGCAACAACCTGTCGAGAATAAGCAAGAAAGTTTTGCTGTGCCTGCACCGTTAGACAACAAAGCAGCATCTGGGAATGGAGGTGGAACCTTCAGGTGTCGTAGCGTAAGCCCTGCTGTAAGGCAGCGCAATCTTAGTGGCACTACTGTGCAGACAAATGCAGCGCCAAGATCTGTTGTTTCACCATTCAATTCCCCTTTGACCTCTGAAGTTCTTAGCATTCTTTCCAACAGCCAATCAGTGGTAACTGCCAACAGCATGGCCCAGAGGAGCCAATCAGTACCACTAAGTATCATGATGCAGTCTGAGATGTTGCCAATCGGCCACCAGGGCCAGCAAAGCAACAGTGCCAAGATCACAAGTGTGCTTCTGAGCAAGATGGATGCGGATGGGGATGACACGGTGCGTGGGTTAGGTGTCAACAACATGCCCTCCAATTACACAGCTCGGATGAACCTCACACAGATCCTGGAAACTACACAGGCCTTTCCTGGAGGCACAAACCATCAAACGCAACAGCTGCCTGTCTGTTCAAGCCCTTCACCTTTTGACTTCCAGAAGCCTGGTTATCTTATAAGCACTGGGAGTGAACAGATTACTTTCTCTACTGATGGCCAAGCACAGTCAGGCTCTGGGCTGCAGCAACAGGAGCAGCAGCTTCAACTGCAGGATCAACAGCTGGAACTACAGGATCAGCAACTGTTAGAGGATCAACAGTTCCAGGAACAACAACTGCAACTTCAAGAGCAACAGTTACATCTCCAGGACCAACAGCTGGATTTGCAAGACCAACAGTTACAACTACAGGACCAACAGTTGCAACTGCAGGACCAGCAGCAGCTACAAGATGATCCAGACCTCAACCAACAGCAGCTGCTGCCTCAAACCTCACAACAGAATgaggagcaacaacagcaagAGCAACTGGACTTCAACAGCACTGTCAAGGATCTCTTGGGGGAGGATGGACTCAATCCTAGCTCACAACTTGTTGGACAGGTGGCATCAGAACTCAGCGCGGTCGCATCAGACTTCTCCAGTGAAATACGCTTGACCTCTGATCTTTCTGGTAGCATCAACGACCTGAACACTTTAGACCCTAACCTTCTGTTTGACCCAGGTCAGCAACAGGACCAATATGAAGACACCACACTGGAAGAGCTGAAGAACGACCCGTTGTTTCAGCAGATATGCAGTGACACTGTGAACTCTGCTGGATTTGACTGGTTGgagaacaaagaccagccaaccgTGGAAATGTTGGGTTAG